One part of the Deinococcus budaensis genome encodes these proteins:
- a CDS encoding DNA adenine methylase has protein sequence MAQRGTKKIAFGWYGGKYSHLGWLLPLLPSATHYCEPFGGSAAVLLNRPPAPVETYNDLDSEVVNFFRVLRDQQDALIQSIGLTPFAREELRLASQEDVDGLSDLERARRFFVRARQVRTGLAQTASEGRWAHCLLTSRAGMGGAVSRWLGSVEGLSEIVQRLLRVQIENAPALEVIRRYDSPETLFYCDPPYVHAARGDAKAYGFEMTDQEHEALAGVLVRARGKVAVSGYASSLYEDLYAGWTRLEAPTRMIHSSKGARTEVLWVNYDLPAGALRPPGKPGETAEEWTPEHSLFAQ, from the coding sequence ATGGCTCAACGCGGCACCAAAAAAATCGCCTTCGGCTGGTACGGCGGCAAGTATTCCCACCTGGGCTGGCTACTGCCGCTGCTGCCTTCCGCGACCCATTACTGCGAGCCGTTCGGCGGTTCGGCGGCAGTGTTGCTCAACCGCCCCCCGGCGCCGGTCGAAACCTACAACGACCTCGACAGCGAGGTGGTGAATTTCTTCCGGGTGCTGCGCGACCAGCAGGACGCCCTGATTCAGAGCATCGGCCTGACGCCCTTTGCACGTGAGGAGCTGCGCTTGGCCTCGCAGGAGGACGTGGACGGCCTCAGCGACCTCGAACGGGCGCGGCGGTTTTTCGTCCGGGCGCGGCAGGTGCGCACCGGCCTGGCCCAGACCGCCAGCGAGGGCCGCTGGGCCCACTGCCTGCTCACCAGCCGCGCGGGCATGGGCGGCGCCGTGTCACGCTGGCTGGGCAGCGTGGAGGGTCTGTCGGAGATCGTGCAACGGCTGCTGCGCGTGCAGATCGAAAACGCGCCTGCCCTGGAGGTGATTCGGCGCTACGACAGCCCCGAGACGCTCTTTTATTGCGATCCGCCCTATGTCCACGCCGCGCGCGGCGACGCGAAGGCCTACGGCTTCGAAATGACCGATCAGGAGCACGAGGCGCTGGCCGGGGTGCTGGTGCGCGCGCGCGGCAAGGTCGCCGTCAGCGGCTACGCGAGCAGCCTGTATGAAGACCTGTACGCGGGCTGGACCCGCCTGGAAGCGCCCACCCGCATGATCCACAGCAGCAAGGGCGCGCGCACCGAGGTGCTGTGGGTCAACTACGACCTGCCCGCCGGGGCGTTGCGCCCGCCCGGGAAGCCGGGCGAGACTGCGGAAGAATGGACCCCCGAACACAGCTTGTTCGCGCAGTA
- the ribD gene encoding bifunctional diaminohydroxyphosphoribosylaminopyrimidine deaminase/5-amino-6-(5-phosphoribosylamino)uracil reductase RibD, with protein sequence MNSPGPALRPRPEDEAPMRLALEQAARGLGRTAPNPPVGCVLVREGEVIGRGFHPRAGDSHAEVFALREAGERARGAAAYVTLEPCSHFGRTPPCADALVAAGVARVVVAALDPNPQVAGRGVRRLREAGIEVTVGVGEKEALRQQAGFRSLVTRGRPWVIYKYAMTLDGKVAAPGEGGGGVTSAEARARVMRWRDEQDALAVGVGTVLADDPRLTTRGVPGGRDPRPVIFDRRARTPAAARALRPGAVVVTSPQAQTAPLEGAGAVIVRAGTLPEALRELGALNVSTLLLEGGPTLAGAVLEAGLVDEVRALIAPKLLGAGLSPLGAPVRPMAGAAALRGVHTEPLGPDLLISGLLNDIPRLSAGGEP encoded by the coding sequence ATGAACAGTCCCGGGCCAGCCCTCAGGCCGCGCCCGGAAGACGAAGCCCCCATGCGCCTCGCGCTGGAGCAGGCCGCGCGGGGCCTGGGCCGCACCGCCCCCAACCCGCCGGTAGGGTGCGTGCTGGTGCGGGAGGGCGAGGTGATCGGGCGCGGCTTTCACCCCCGCGCGGGGGATTCCCACGCCGAGGTCTTTGCGCTGCGCGAGGCCGGAGAACGGGCACGCGGCGCCGCCGCCTACGTCACCCTGGAGCCGTGCAGCCACTTTGGTCGCACGCCGCCGTGTGCCGACGCGCTCGTCGCGGCGGGGGTCGCGCGGGTGGTGGTCGCCGCGCTCGATCCCAACCCGCAGGTCGCCGGGCGCGGCGTGCGGCGGTTGCGCGAGGCGGGGATCGAGGTCACGGTCGGCGTGGGCGAGAAAGAAGCCCTGCGCCAGCAAGCGGGCTTCCGCTCGCTGGTCACGCGCGGGCGGCCCTGGGTGATTTACAAGTACGCGATGACGCTGGACGGCAAGGTGGCGGCGCCGGGCGAGGGAGGCGGGGGGGTCACCTCCGCTGAAGCGCGGGCGCGGGTGATGCGCTGGCGCGACGAGCAAGACGCCCTGGCGGTCGGCGTGGGCACCGTACTGGCCGACGATCCCCGGCTCACCACGCGCGGGGTGCCGGGCGGCCGTGACCCCCGCCCGGTGATCTTCGACCGCCGCGCGCGCACCCCGGCGGCGGCCCGCGCCCTGCGTCCCGGCGCGGTCGTCGTCACGTCCCCGCAGGCCCAGACCGCGCCTCTGGAGGGGGCGGGCGCCGTGATCGTCCGCGCCGGAACCCTGCCGGAAGCGCTGCGCGAACTGGGCGCCCTGAACGTTTCTACCCTGCTGCTGGAGGGCGGCCCGACCCTCGCGGGCGCGGTGCTGGAAGCCGGGCTGGTGGACGAGGTGCGCGCCCTGATCGCGCCCAAACTGCTGGGCGCGGGTCTCTCCCCACTGGGCGCTCCCGTGCGCCCGATGGCGGGCGCGGCGGCGCTGCGCGGCGTCCACACCGAACCCCTCGGCCCCGACCTGTTGATCTCGGGCCTGCTCAATGACATTCCCCGCCTGAGCGCGGGAGGAGAACCCTGA